The genomic interval CAGGCCTCGATTGGGGCTCTGCAGTGGCGCCATATCCAAGATAGAAGCAGCGTAGGATACAGGTGGTTTTGCTGTGCTGGGGTTGGGCGTCTCGGTAATGGGTGAGGGTGATGTAGAGCTGAAACTATCGTCTCCAAAGTCAATGAGTGAGACTTCGCTAAGACGGTCACTCGGACTAGTGCTTTCCCAAGGCCGGAGGCGTAAACCCAGGTAATTGGGAGTCTTAAGCGAGAGCTTCTTCACACCCGTCACTATCAGATCATCATCATTGTCCAGCACAGAGTCGTAAAATGGTTCTGGGAACAAGATATCgggcaaaatgtaaaaaaaattgtttttgtcattcagTGATTCTTAGAAGAGAAAAGGTTCTTACTCTTAAGAAGAACTGCTGGTTTAGGAGGTCTGGGAGGAGGTTGTTCTGACACAAAAGTTGAAGAAGAAAAGATcagaaataaaagaagacaGAGCGAAAGAGAGAAGTTGTGAATTTGAAGAAGATCAGAACAGCACAGCTCAACAAATCAATCCATTGCTTACTTTTAGCCCGGTTTGGAAGTTTAGTGGGCTTGGCCGTATTTGAATCCAACCCAAGAACATCTGGAGGATCCATGGGATTTCCAAGGTACAGACTGAACACAAAGCACATGGGgtaaataagtaaatccacttctgTGTATTTTCAGTCATTCAGTGGTTTTCAATAAGTGGGCAGAGATGACTAAACAGTACTTAAATCAACAAATTActatgaatatattaaaataattgaaatgtatatgtaattaaaatgtaattaaattaaaatgcttaaaatacaatacaaaatcaAGATGAGACTGATTTCAATTCAAACCGAGATTtcctatataataatataataaaaataataaataaatacatatttatttttttacccctcaataacttttttttttttttattgaaaatcacACAGTtcttgaaacatttgaaatcacaaaacaaatctaATTGCTAATTTAACATATCCATACTCAAAGTTTCCGTTTAAAAAGTTtgaaagcaagcagctttattATAATTACAGCAGAAATCCCAGAAGTAGCATATTTCAGGAGCTTttaagtcaaaaaggttgagaattactggtttaaaataatatattgctGTTCCCTAGTGGTGAACACAAGTAAAGCAGTCTGTTCCCTGAAAGAGAGAAAACTATCTCTTGTCTGCTATCAAGAGGTCAATCATGCATGGTTATGGAATATTACTCATCGATCTTGTCAGGGGCACCCCAACTTCGGTGTGGGTCTGTGTCTCCATGGCCTGTATGGATGAAACTGTGCTTGAGAGGTCGGCTGATGTCGTGGGCAGACAGACCAGCCACAGAGGTCACCACATTCCTAGGGAACTGTCCCACCTTCAGGGTCTGTCTGTTCTGACCTCTCCACCAGTAGTTCTCTGCTCTGCAGCACAGAAAATAGGctgtaaaaacaaactaaaagaactaaatacacacaaacattttttaaagaaagcaaGGCTGTTCTGTTCAACATTCATGTCCTTAGCATAAATGGTGAAAAATTAGGACTGTCAAGACTTGTAAATCatttaatgattattaaatgtcttgatcaaattaaaaaaaattttttctttCCAAGGCTGTGGGTTAACAGTGACCACATAATACAGTAGTTTCCTACACCTGGCTGACCCAAAAAACTCGCCCTCACCTGCCCTCAATGATAGTGATGATGTCATTGGCATGAATTTTAAGTTTGTCTGGTTCATCAAAGTCCTGCAGTGCCCTCATGTCAGTGGGCATTGTCTATAAGTGAATTGGAAAgactttattaattaaaacaacCAATAATTATATTGACATTCTGGTGTATGTGCGATACAATAAAAAGACTTTGATACAAGGACATTCTAACCAGTGTCATCTTCTGCTGTTACTATCAAAGACCTTACCTCCACAAGGAAGTCCCTGAGGGACACAAATGTCGGCCTATCCTCGGGTTTGGGCGACCAGCACTGCAGcatgacattataaatgtcctgCGGACAGTCCTCTGGTTTGATAAGCCTCTCTCCCTCCTTGTCGATTTTATGGAGAATCTATGCAAAAGGACACAGATGTCACACCAACTTTACTTACAGAAAGAAGTGTTTAAGGTCAGGTATGTGTGTATACCTGACTACCATTGAGTCCAACCCATGGTTCCTGCCCGTGGGTGAACATTTCCCACAATGTTACTCCAAACATCCAGGTATCACTGGCGTGGGAGAAGGTACGTGTCTTCAGGCTCTCTGGAGCACACCTGCAAAGCACAGAGCATGTCAACATGGGCTGAGggaatgaataaaaagtagATGGTGGTCTATAACTCTTCTCACCAGGCAAAAGGGACTTTGTGATGCTCCTGCATCACATAATGATCATCGTTTTTAGGCAAGGCCCTCATTAGGCCAAAGTCACCGATCTTGATGAGGTCGTTGGAGGCTAAAAGGATGTTGCGTGCAGCCAGATCTCTGTGAATGAATCGTCGGGACTCAAGGTATGCCATGCCACAGGCGATCTGAACGGTGTAGTGGCACAGCACTGATATCAATATATGACCCTGACGCTTCCTCAGGCGGTCCAATAAAGCACCCAATGGGGCAAGTTCTGTcacctgaaacacaaacaaGATGGGCAAAAgtatagttcacacaaaaatgaaaatcatttacactaccagcatcattactccagtcttaagtgttttatgatccttcagaaatcattctaatatgctgatttggtgctcaagaaacatttcttattgttatcagtGTTATgatgcttaatgtttttgtggagattttttcaggattctttgatgaatagaacattcaaaagaacagcatgtatccttaatgtgtccttgctaagtaaaagtattaatgtaGTTTGATTTGGTTCAGGTTTGTTTGCTTGAGTCACCATAAAGTTAGACTCATATAGGAACATAGttgtgtttttaaagacacaGAATGCCATTTTTAGTACTTCCTTACCATCTTCATGGGGTGTGTGAGGACAACACCATATAGACGAATGAGATTGTGGTGGTCCAGGGAGTGCATGGCGTTAACTTCCCTTATGAAGTCATCTAGACCTTCACCCTGGTCCAACAGGTCTGTCTTCAGGCACTTCACAGCCACACTCAGCTACAGCACAGGAAGAAAAGCTATGCATTATATTAATTTTGCATATGGAAAGCTAATCATTACTAGTGATGTTTATCTTCCTAACCACTCTTCCAGAGGGGGCTTGCCATTCTCCGCGTTTCACCACTCCGAAGGAGCCGTCTCCCAGTTTCTCGTAGAGGGTGAGGTCTCTGTCACTGATGAGGCAGGTGAGATCAGCTGGCTGACCCTCTGGTTGAGCTGATGATGGGGATGAGCTGCGGAACACCACTGGGGTCTGGGAATCTGAGTCAGGCCGCTTCCCGGTGAACACCTGCTGGCCCAAGATTAGAGACTACGGCTGAGGGTGATTCCACCTGCCTCTGACTAAAAGATGCAATAGCTCTTCACACAGTGAGAGGTGTCATTCATAAACCTGGCAGACATCAATGATAATCTATGTGAAACTCAAATGCAgctatgagaaaaaaagtcttattATTAAGTAGTCGAcgtatttacaaaaaaatctcCTTCAATGTTtcacagaacaaagaaagtcatataggtctggaatgacataagggtgagtaaatggtgacagaatgaAAATTACCCACTTAATCACTTAAAACAATTCTCTTGCATTTTACATTTACGAATCACTTCAAACTTGGTCAGAATAAGGTCAAGACACGGCTGATGTAAAATTGCAAAAGGATTCTTGATATCTTAAATAGAGTTGCCATGGTAACACATTAAACTTTAATAGTCTTTTGGGCTGTTTTCATACTTAAAATTTCATGACATTCAGCACACACATTAGAGTTGTCGGCCGTTAGGCATAGGTAAAAAGTAAGAAATGGACATGGAGGGGAAGCTCTGTAGCCCCCTCTTTTGGCTAAAGTGATGGGATTTAACAGTTTTAACTTCAGTCGACAAACTCGCTGCATATATTATTCTCATGAAGCCGGATAACTTTCAGAATTACAGACATTAACAGGAAGTCTGCCATTTTTTCCATTTCAGGATCCTCACCATACCTTGCTCACCCATGACTTCCGTTTGCACATGGCCCTTCTCCTTTTTACTGCCTCCCACAGCCGTCTCTGACCTGCAGAGCCAGAGAgataaaaaaagtcagaaggtttaaatataatgaatataatataaaataatattcacctcatcttttttatattatattatattatattatattatattatacagttgatgaaaatgaaaattatgtcatcatttacacaccctcatggcCGCTAAAGTCtaaacgtttatgtgtaataaattctatgttgaatcaaataaaatatttattttctaaagcTAATTTTTTAATGTCCATCTGACGCTTTTGACATTTAAcccaataatgactttaaatcatcttttgggggtaattactcagccaaatttgatgtgcgattaatttgcCATTAATTAGAGTAATTAATCACCacattgtgtaattaattagaataaaaattttaattgcttaacagccctaaaataaataaataaacaaataaataataatttaattatttcttcCAACATTTAAAACTCCTCTCCCACACTTAAAACACATGCAACCCCACTCACCTGGTCGGCCCATGCCGATCTTTTCAAGGTCCTCATTTTTGACATAGTCAAAGTGTGAGAGACGTGTGACATTGAGGTCATCACGGATACGCAGAAAATATTGCTGGAGCTGCACATCGGTGAGCAGCTCCATGAGCCACTCTGTGCCTTCGTCAGACTGCATGTCTCCACCGTCCGGCTGCACACACAACATAAGAACATCTTatattgttttaagcataaacaatATTATCCTTCACAGTTCTGCTTCTCAAGTAAACCTGTTATTTTAAggatatttcaatatttttcccagaa from Ctenopharyngodon idella isolate HZGC_01 chromosome 23, HZGC01, whole genome shotgun sequence carries:
- the tnk2a gene encoding activated CDC42 kinase 1 isoform X4, yielding MQSDEGTEWLMELLTDVQLQQYFLRIRDDLNVTRLSHFDYVKNEDLEKIGMGRPGQRRLWEAVKRRRAMCKRKSWVSKSLILGQQVFTGKRPDSDSQTPVVFRSSSPSSAQPEGQPADLTCLISDRDLTLYEKLGDGSFGVVKRGEWQAPSGRVLSVAVKCLKTDLLDQGEGLDDFIREVNAMHSLDHHNLIRLYGVVLTHPMKMVTELAPLGALLDRLRKRQGHILISVLCHYTVQIACGMAYLESRRFIHRDLAARNILLASNDLIKIGDFGLMRALPKNDDHYVMQEHHKVPFAWCAPESLKTRTFSHASDTWMFGVTLWEMFTHGQEPWVGLNGSQILHKIDKEGERLIKPEDCPQDIYNVMLQCWSPKPEDRPTFVSLRDFLVETMPTDMRALQDFDEPDKLKIHANDIITIIEGRAENYWWRGQNRQTLKVGQFPRNVVTSVAGLSAHDISRPLKHSFIHTGHGDTDPHRSWGAPDKIDDLYLGNPMDPPDVLGLDSNTAKPTKLPNRAKKQPPPRPPKPAVLLKKPFYDSVLDNDDDLIVTGVKKLSLKTPNYLGLRLRPWESTSPSDRLSEVSLIDFGDDSFSSTSPSPITETPNPSTAKPPVSYAASILDMAPLQSPNRGLPNPMHPTPVVDWDMRPLPPLPAYDEVAVECAEQEDMEVSSINSSAVQEDTVSEQTQSKDNIKVDGKCNVEDNLFLPPKHVEESHSFSQSADIFKELQREVMVKLRVPPTGRSLPSSPLPTPSALAPHRQIILPSSYEDKPQIPPRIPIPPMRPSKRAGIYGSRLSVSLGDHEDGSRCPPQIPPRDHALSQPNSRAPSPMAPQGGSPQQRSSLCCVGSLGSCLSPSSYSSAPSSSSTTSSTSTATTASSQYGSTEVGQTPAKSPCILPIVYGGVKASTTHYYLLPDKPAYLDKYERFLKDSEGNDEKRTPNMATVRPMVQQQVNKPNASPGHTSNSGTSNSLAWPSSTQAGAYNRIKLQQVQEAVHGVTVEECQTALQTHSWNAQEAVKYLKVEQLFRLGLKARPECVEALERCGWNLEQASTQMLDSYGPSRHRF
- the tnk2a gene encoding activated CDC42 kinase 1 isoform X1: MAAVSEYQRQYNVKDEPDGGDMQSDEGTEWLMELLTDVQLQQYFLRIRDDLNVTRLSHFDYVKNEDLEKIGMGRPGQRRLWEAVKRRRAMCKRKSWVSKSLILGQQVFTGKRPDSDSQTPVVFRSSSPSSAQPEGQPADLTCLISDRDLTLYEKLGDGSFGVVKRGEWQAPSGRVLSVAVKCLKTDLLDQGEGLDDFIREVNAMHSLDHHNLIRLYGVVLTHPMKMVTELAPLGALLDRLRKRQGHILISVLCHYTVQIACGMAYLESRRFIHRDLAARNILLASNDLIKIGDFGLMRALPKNDDHYVMQEHHKVPFAWCAPESLKTRTFSHASDTWMFGVTLWEMFTHGQEPWVGLNGSQILHKIDKEGERLIKPEDCPQDIYNVMLQCWSPKPEDRPTFVSLRDFLVETMPTDMRALQDFDEPDKLKIHANDIITIIEGRAENYWWRGQNRQTLKVGQFPRNVVTSVAGLSAHDISRPLKHSFIHTGHGDTDPHRSWGAPDKIDDLYLGNPMDPPDVLGLDSNTAKPTKLPNRAKKQPPPRPPKPAVLLKKPFYDSVLDNDDDLIVTGVKKLSLKTPNYLGLRLRPWESTSPSDRLSEVSLIDFGDDSFSSTSPSPITETPNPSTAKPPVSYAASILDMAPLQSPNRGLPNPMHPTPVVDWDMRPLPPLPAYDEVAVECAEQEDMEVSSINSSAVQEDTVSEQTQSKDNIKVDGKCNVEDNLFLPPKHVEESHSFSQSADIFKELQREVMVKLRVPPTGRSLPSSPLPTPSALAPHRQIILPSSYEDKPQIPPRIPIPPMRPSKRAGIYGSRLSVSLGDHEDGSRCPPQIPPRDHALSQPNSRAPSPMAPQGGSPQQRSSLCCVGSLGSCLSPSSYSSAPSSSSTTSSTSTATTASSQYGSTEVGQTPAKSPCILPIVYGGVKASTTHYYLLPDKPAYLDKYERFLKDSEGNDEKRTPNMATVRPMVQQQVNKPNASPGHTSNSGTSNSLAWPSSTQAGAYNRIKLQQVQEAVHGVTVEECQTALQTHSWNAQEAVKYLKVEQLFRLGLKARPECVEALERCGWNLEQASTQMLDSYGPSRHRF
- the tnk2a gene encoding activated CDC42 kinase 1 isoform X5 produces the protein MAAVSEYQRQYNVKDEPDGGDMQSDEGTEWLMELLTDVQLQQYFLRIRDDLNVTRLSHFDYVKNEDLEKIGMGRPGQRRLWEAVKRRRAMCKRKSWVSKVFTGKRPDSDSQTPVVFRSSSPSSAQPEGQPADLTCLISDRDLTLYEKLGDGSFGVVKRGEWQAPSGRVLSVAVKCLKTDLLDQGEGLDDFIREVNAMHSLDHHNLIRLYGVVLTHPMKMVTELAPLGALLDRLRKRQGHILISVLCHYTVQIACGMAYLESRRFIHRDLAARNILLASNDLIKIGDFGLMRALPKNDDHYVMQEHHKVPFAWCAPESLKTRTFSHASDTWMFGVTLWEMFTHGQEPWVGLNGSQILHKIDKEGERLIKPEDCPQDIYNVMLQCWSPKPEDRPTFVSLRDFLVETMPTDMRALQDFDEPDKLKIHANDIITIIEGRAENYWWRGQNRQTLKVGQFPRNVVTSVAGLSAHDISRPLKHSFIHTGHGDTDPHRSWGAPDKIDDLYLGNPMDPPDVLGLDSNTAKPTKLPNRAKKPFYDSVLDNDDDLIVTGVKKLSLKTPNYLGLRLRPWESTSPSDRLSEVSLIDFGDDSFSSTSPSPITETPNPSTAKPPVSYAASILDMAPLQSPNRGLPNPMHPTPVVDWDMRPLPPLPAYDEVAVECAEQEDMEVSSINSSAVQEDTVSEQTQSKDNIKVDGKCNVEDNLFLPPKHVEESHSFSQSADIFKELQREVMVKLRVPPTGRSLPSSPLPTPSALAPHRQIILPSSYEDKPQIPPRIPIPPMRPSKRAGIYGSRLSVSLGDHEDGSRCPPQIPPRDHALSQPNSRAPSPMAPQGGSPQQRSSLCCVGSLGSCLSPSSYSSAPSSSSTTSSTSTATTASSQYGSTEVGQTPAKSPCILPIVYGGVKASTTHYYLLPDKPAYLDKYERFLKDSEGNDEKRTPNMATVRPMVQQQVNKPNASPGHTSNSGTSNSLAWPSSTQAGAYNRIKLQQVQEAVHGVTVEECQTALQTHSWNAQEAVKYLKVEQLFRLGLKARPECVEALERCGWNLEQASTQMLDSYGPSRHRF
- the tnk2a gene encoding activated CDC42 kinase 1 isoform X3 — translated: MAAVSEYQRQYNVKDEPDGGDMQSDEGTEWLMELLTDVQLQQYFLRIRDDLNVTRLSHFDYVKNEDLEKIGMGRPGQRRLWEAVKRRRAMCKRKSWVSKSLILGQQVFTGKRPDSDSQTPVVFRSSSPSSAQPEGQPADLTCLISDRDLTLYEKLGDGSFGVVKRGEWQAPSGRVLSVAVKCLKTDLLDQGEGLDDFIREVNAMHSLDHHNLIRLYGVVLTHPMKMVTELAPLGALLDRLRKRQGHILISVLCHYTVQIACGMAYLESRRFIHRDLAARNILLASNDLIKIGDFGLMRALPKNDDHYVMQEHHKVPFAWCAPESLKTRTFSHASDTWMFGVTLWEMFTHGQEPWVGLNGSQILHKIDKEGERLIKPEDCPQDIYNVMLQCWSPKPEDRPTFVSLRDFLVETMPTDMRALQDFDEPDKLKIHANDIITIIEGRAENYWWRGQNRQTLKVGQFPRNVVTSVAGLSAHDISRPLKHSFIHTGHGDTDPHRSWGAPDKIDDLYLGNPMDPPDVLGLDSNTAKPTKLPNRAKKPFYDSVLDNDDDLIVTGVKKLSLKTPNYLGLRLRPWESTSPSDRLSEVSLIDFGDDSFSSTSPSPITETPNPSTAKPPVSYAASILDMAPLQSPNRGLPNPMHPTPVVDWDMRPLPPLPAYDEVAVECAEQEDMEVSSINSSAVQEDTVSEQTQSKDNIKVDGKCNVEDNLFLPPKHVEESHSFSQSADIFKELQREVMVKLRVPPTGRSLPSSPLPTPSALAPHRQIILPSSYEDKPQIPPRIPIPPMRPSKRAGIYGSRLSVSLGDHEDGSRCPPQIPPRDHALSQPNSRAPSPMAPQGGSPQQRSSLCCVGSLGSCLSPSSYSSAPSSSSTTSSTSTATTASSQYGSTEVGQTPAKSPCILPIVYGGVKASTTHYYLLPDKPAYLDKYERFLKDSEGNDEKRTPNMATVRPMVQQQVNKPNASPGHTSNSGTSNSLAWPSSTQAGAYNRIKLQQVQEAVHGVTVEECQTALQTHSWNAQEAVKYLKVEQLFRLGLKARPECVEALERCGWNLEQASTQMLDSYGPSRHRF
- the tnk2a gene encoding activated CDC42 kinase 1 isoform X2 codes for the protein MAAVSEYQRQYNVKDEPDGGDMQSDEGTEWLMELLTDVQLQQYFLRIRDDLNVTRLSHFDYVKNEDLEKIGMGRPGQRRLWEAVKRRRAMCKRKSWVSKVFTGKRPDSDSQTPVVFRSSSPSSAQPEGQPADLTCLISDRDLTLYEKLGDGSFGVVKRGEWQAPSGRVLSVAVKCLKTDLLDQGEGLDDFIREVNAMHSLDHHNLIRLYGVVLTHPMKMVTELAPLGALLDRLRKRQGHILISVLCHYTVQIACGMAYLESRRFIHRDLAARNILLASNDLIKIGDFGLMRALPKNDDHYVMQEHHKVPFAWCAPESLKTRTFSHASDTWMFGVTLWEMFTHGQEPWVGLNGSQILHKIDKEGERLIKPEDCPQDIYNVMLQCWSPKPEDRPTFVSLRDFLVETMPTDMRALQDFDEPDKLKIHANDIITIIEGRAENYWWRGQNRQTLKVGQFPRNVVTSVAGLSAHDISRPLKHSFIHTGHGDTDPHRSWGAPDKIDDLYLGNPMDPPDVLGLDSNTAKPTKLPNRAKKQPPPRPPKPAVLLKKPFYDSVLDNDDDLIVTGVKKLSLKTPNYLGLRLRPWESTSPSDRLSEVSLIDFGDDSFSSTSPSPITETPNPSTAKPPVSYAASILDMAPLQSPNRGLPNPMHPTPVVDWDMRPLPPLPAYDEVAVECAEQEDMEVSSINSSAVQEDTVSEQTQSKDNIKVDGKCNVEDNLFLPPKHVEESHSFSQSADIFKELQREVMVKLRVPPTGRSLPSSPLPTPSALAPHRQIILPSSYEDKPQIPPRIPIPPMRPSKRAGIYGSRLSVSLGDHEDGSRCPPQIPPRDHALSQPNSRAPSPMAPQGGSPQQRSSLCCVGSLGSCLSPSSYSSAPSSSSTTSSTSTATTASSQYGSTEVGQTPAKSPCILPIVYGGVKASTTHYYLLPDKPAYLDKYERFLKDSEGNDEKRTPNMATVRPMVQQQVNKPNASPGHTSNSGTSNSLAWPSSTQAGAYNRIKLQQVQEAVHGVTVEECQTALQTHSWNAQEAVKYLKVEQLFRLGLKARPECVEALERCGWNLEQASTQMLDSYGPSRHRF